One Eublepharis macularius isolate TG4126 chromosome 6, MPM_Emac_v1.0, whole genome shotgun sequence DNA segment encodes these proteins:
- the XXYLT1 gene encoding xyloside xylosyltransferase 1, translated as MMARWAAGRAQPCALVAAAALAVCAFYYAGSGGETFSSATRRLKETRAGAGAGPGPSSPPPAEAPGPAAEGKAKEAERRLAGGGAEAEEELHLLLVLAKAERNAALRAKAEAALRSLARFGKLGPRQALALHLLSDAPSRALGKALLRDALRDAPFKHKVIFHDVGVLTEKQLPIVEAMQKLFSAGSGTYYSDSIFFLSVAMHQLMPKEISRIIQVDLDVEYRTNVRELFEEFDNFQEGAVIGIAREMQPVYRHIFWQYRQEHPGTKVGEPPPDGLPGFNSGVLLLDLDAMRQSALYNRLLEPEAVRHLAEKFHFKGHLGDQDFFTLAGMEHPELFHVLDCTWNRQLCSWWRDHGYSEVFDRYFQCDGHVRIYHGNCNTPIPQE; from the exons atgATGGCGCGCTGGGCGGCGGGGCGCGCTCAGCCGTGCGccctggtggcggcggcggcgctggcCGTGTGCGCCTTCTACTACGCGGGCTCGGGCGGCGAGACCTTCTCGAGCGCCACGCGGCGCCTGAAGGAGACGCGCGCCGGGGCCGGAGCCGGGCCGGgcccctcctcgccgccgcccgcCGAGGCGCCCGGGCCGGCGGCGGAGGGCAAGGCCAAGGAGGCCGAGCGGCGGCTGGCGGGCGGCGGGGCCGAGGCGGAGGAGGAGCTGCACCTGCTGCTGGTGCTGGCCAAGGCGGAGCGCAACGCGGCGCTGCGGGCCAAGGCCGAGGCGGCGCTGCGCTCGCTGGCGCGCTTCGGCAAGCTGGGCCCGCGCCAGGCCCTGGCCCTCCACCTGCTCAGCGACGCGCCCAGCCGTGCCCTGGGCAAGGCGCTCCTGCGCGACGCCCTCCGCGACGCCCCCTTCAAGCACAAG GTGATCTTCCACGACGTGGGCGTTCTGACGGAGAAGCAGCTTCCCATCGTGGAGGCGATGCAGAAGCTCTTCAGCGCAGGCAGCGGCACCTACTACAGCGATTCCATCTTCTTCCTCTCCGTTGCCATGCACCAGCTCATGCCCAaag AGATTTCTCGAATAATTCAGGTGGACCTGGATGTGGAGTACCGGACCAACGTCCGGGAGCTGTTTGAAGAATTTGACAACTTCCAGGAAGGCGCCGTGATCGGCATTGCTCGGGAGATGCAGCCTGTCTACCG gcATATCTTCTGGCAGTACCGCCAAGAGCACCCTGGGACCAAAGTGGGGGAGCCCCCCCCAGACGGGCTGCCCGGCTTCAACAGCGGCGTCTTGCTTCTGGACTTGGATGCCATGCGCCAGTCGGCGCTCTACAACCGCCTTCTGGAGCCGGAGGCCGTGCGGCACTTGGCAGAGAAGTTCCATTTCAAGGGCCACCTGGGAGACCAGGACTTCTTCACGCTCGCCGGCATGGAGCACCCGGAGTTGTTTCACGTGCTGGATTGCACCTGGAACCGGCAGCTCTGCTCTTGGTGGCGGGACCATGGCTACAGTGAGGTCTTTGACCGCTACTTCCAGTGTGACGGCCACGTCAGGATCTACCACGGCAATTGCAACACGCCAATCCCGCAGGAGTAG